A window of Castanea sativa cultivar Marrone di Chiusa Pesio chromosome 1, ASM4071231v1 contains these coding sequences:
- the LOC142625470 gene encoding protein NRT1/ PTR FAMILY 5.10-like produces MDTQLLSLSDTVDGAVDYKGRPVLRSNTGGWRSAYFIIGVEVAERFAYYGISANLITYLTGPLGQSTATAAENVNVWSGTASLLPLFGAFLADSFLGRYRTIVVASLIYIMGLGLLTVSAMLPSLSTPDYVDANKIMLRSTCQLQVILFFLSLYLVAIGKGGHKPCVQAFGADQFDGLDPEECKAKSSFFNWWYFGICGGAAVTNLVTCYIQEHLSWGLGFGIPCILMVAALGVFLLGTRTYRYSVKGVEKSPFLRIGRVFVAAVKNWRTTPSPIIIEEGAHATLPHHGSEQFKFLNKALLSPDGSKDEGKVCSFSDIEEAKTVLRLVPIWVTSLGYAVVYAQISTFFTKQGATMDRPIFPGFEIPTASLQSFVSLSIILVIPIYDRIFVPIARAFTRNPSTITMLQRIGIGMLFSAICIVVASLVEMKRLKIAKEYELVDMPDVITLQQNNL; encoded by the exons ATGGACACCCAACTTCTGTCACTGTCAGACACTGTGGATGGTGCCGTAGACTACAAAGGCCGCCCAGTCCTCCGATCAAACACTGGTGGCTGGAGGTCCGCATATTTCATCATAG GTGTGGAAGTGGCGGAGAGGTTTGCATACTATGGGATAAGCGCGAACTTGATAACGTATTTGACGGGACCGCTGGGTCAGTCCACAGCCACTGCTGCGGAGAACGTTAACGTTTGGTCCGGAACAGCGTCGTTGCTTCCTCTTTTCGGAGCATTCCTGGCTGATTCTTTTCTCGGGCGCTACCGCACCATTGTCGTTGCTTCTCTTATCTACATCATG GGACTAGGCTTGTTGACTGTGTCGGCGATGCTTCCTTCTCTAAGCACTCCTGATTACGTAGACGCCAACAAAATTATGTTACGTTCTACTTGCCAGCTCCAAGTAATCTTATTCTTCTTATCTCTATATCTAGTCGCAATTGGGAAAGGTGGACACAAACCTTGTGTTCAGGCTTTTGGAGCTGATCAGTTTGATGGACTGGATCCTGAGGAGTGCAAAGCCAAAAGCTCATTCTTCAACTGGTGGTATTTTGGTATATGTGGGGGTGCTGCTGTTACAAATTTGGTCACATGCTATATACAAGAACACCTTAGTTGGGGTCTGGGATTTGGAATTCCTTGTATTCTGATGGTTGCTGCATTGGGCGTTTTCTTGCTCGGTACCAGGACTTATCGATATAGTGTTAAAGGGGTTGAGAAAAGCCCATTTCTCAGGATTGGTCGTGTCTTTGTTGCTGCTGTTAAAAATTGGCGGACTACCCCTTCGCCAATAATTATTGAAGAGGGAGCTCATGCAACCCTGCCACACCATGGCTCTGAACAATTCAA GTTTCTTAACAAAGCCTTGTTGTCCCCAGATGGTTCAAAAGATGAAGGCAAGGTTTGTTCTTTCAGTgacattgaagaagcaaagacTGTTCTTAGGCTTGTTCCAATATGGGTTACGAGCTTGGGATATGCTGTTGTGTATGCTCAGATCTCAACTTTCTTTACCAAGCAAGGTGCTACCATGGACAGACCAATTTTTCCTGGCTTTGAGATACCAACTGCTTCACTACAGTCCTTTGTCAGCCTGTCCATTATTCTCGTCATTCCTATATATGATCGCATCTTTGTTCCTATAGCAAGAGCTTTTACTAGAAATCCCTCTACTATCACGATGTTACAGAGAATTGGAATTGGGATGCTTTTCTCCGCCATCTGCATTGTAGTTGCATCTCTAGTTGAAATGAAAAGGCTCAAAATTGCTAAAGAATATGAGCTAGTTGATATGCCAGATGTGattacactacaacaaaat aacctttag